The Equus quagga isolate Etosha38 chromosome 2, UCLA_HA_Equagga_1.0, whole genome shotgun sequence genome has a window encoding:
- the MAP10 gene encoding microtubule-associated protein 10: MAAAASERLFSLELLVDWVRLEAGLSLPPAVVAVEEELEAAAAAAEEEDVEEEQEVGEEAAPRRPSCSLYPAVAFRLSDFPTLLVYPPGGPAAPAPEPRPGLVSFGRGKSCLFRLHPATLHRLLLRSPLYTLLLQLPPGLPSPAPRLLGACSISLASAARKVLGPASSGCSQGHRGSFPLHNQVGERIGDIGLGYRLTDLGSSLLGHLERPVACTGGGVERVEGRKAVEISTQTLQEKQQLQQPNSEPSPRDAGGPPVSLKIPKTQKDLKEIALHSKTNSDNIGFVENGKTTSICSNAVGVRSISPQNQEVTELDIETNTFCPPPLYYTHLAQEKTPPVLGKITIKPEMNVPEELNGTFPEEKLVSPPTHTNPVKHTNSAIHEKPPMLINPPRVQDMGASNQAMSHPQTEQDGINMIRQLPLLNALLVELSLLYNQPMASPTHVHPHLAWLYRTEDKKAPETSAKSTCKSEFKKDELSLGENKKSVSLQCKKHQVEKKGKCFEKNSGTPPKRVPRGKLLYGLTNTFKLRLKQTNPEMLVVHEKREKYRKMQTQMLGAKLRNPSSKVKILSFAEQHQELYQLLKDKYLESDASFAGKTDNSKQISGVFDNPSTTKETKLKCISENTIDFGENTTNNGSLEEILSPENTIVPERFTHTDIFGGKVEMKVPSPCVFRQVAIVDRIIVDKEITDKQVKTTDNDILTADMSENKPSKNSCSESISELKYSDDFTSPCYSEDFCATEDTSRISQACDSSLGAEDPKHSQHTSKSSETRLSMRKNNSEKSSILTPPFSAGSPVHSYKRSHISKAQDKSLEEASNISTSDLSSSHWTEEKENQIDHDSMHNSKLAKRGQDISVKRKTRTDCNSLEKSQSPRTSQVSSYLPSNLSELELNILDRSTSDHSEEDSDEVGSLNISKQCKDICELVINKLPGYTV, translated from the coding sequence ATGGCGGCCGCCGCGTCCGAGCGGCTTTTCTCGCTCGAGCTGCTCGTCGACTGGGTGCGTCTTGAAGCCGGGCTGTCGCTGCCGCCTGCCGTGGTCGcggtggaggaggagctggaggcggcggcggcggcggcggaggaggaggatgtggaggaggagcaggaggtgggggaggaggccgCGCCGCGGCGGCCATCGTGCAGCCTGTACCCCGCCGTGGCCTTCCGCCTGTCGGACTTCCCCACGCTGCTCGTTTACCCTCCCGGcggccccgccgcccccgccccggaaCCCCGGCCCGGCCTGGTCAGCTTCGGTCGCGGCAAGTCCTGTCTCTTCCGCCTGCACCCCGCCACCCTGCACCGCCTGCTGCTGCGGAGCCCGCTCTACACCTTGCTGCTGCAGCTGCCTCCCGGGCTCCCCAGCCCGGCCCCGCGGCTCCTGGGCGCCTGCAGCATCTCGCTGGCCTCCGCGGCCCGCAAGGTGCTGGGGCCGGCCTCCTCCGGCTGCTCCCAGGGTCATCGTGGAAGTTTCCCTCTGCATAACCAAGTGGGGGAGCGGATTGGGGACATTGGCCTGGGCTACCGCCTGACTGACCTGGGGAGCAGCTTGCTGGGCCATCTTGAGCGGCCAGTCGCTTGCACAGGAGGTGGGGTGGAGCGAGTGGAGGGGCGGAAGGCCGTGGAGATCAGCACCCAAACCCTGCAGGAAAAACAGCAGCTACAGCAGCCAAACTCAGAGCCAAGCCCAAGAGATGCTGGTGGGCCTCCCGTGAGTTTAAAAATCCCAAAGACCCagaaagatttgaaagaaatAGCTCTTCATAGTAAGACCAACTCTGATAACATTGGTTTTGTGGAGAATGGCAAAACCACCTCTATTTGTTCAAATGCTGTTGGTGTGAGAAGCATCAGCCCCCAAAATCAGGAAGTCACTGAGTTGGACATTGAAACCAACACattttgccctcctcctctgTACTACACTCATCTGGCCCAAGAAAAGACACCTCCTGTACTGGGTAAAATCACCATTAAGCCTGAAATGAATGTACCTGAGGAATTGAATGGtacttttccagaagaaaaacttGTAAGTCCCCCAACACATACTAATCCTGTAAAACATACAAATTCTGCAATACATGAGAAGCCTCCAATGCTTATAAATCCTCCACGTGTTCAGGATATGGGAGCAAGTAATCAAGCTATGAGTCACCCTCAAACTGAGCAAGATGGAATTAATATGATAAGGCAGCTGCCTTTGTTAAATGCCTTGTTGGTTGAGTTGTCCTTGTTATACAACCAACCCATGGCAAGCCCTACTCATGTCCATCCTCACTTAGCCTGGTTATATAGAACTGAGGATAAGAAGGCCCCAGAAACTTCTGCCAAATCCACATGTAAATCTGAATTTAAGAAGGATGAgctttctttgggggaaaacaaAAAGTCCGTGAGTCTTCAGTGTAAAAAGCACCAAGTTGAAAAGAAAggtaaatgttttgaaaagaacAGTGGTACTCCCCCAAAAAGAGTTCCAAGGGGGAAGCTACTTTATGGCTTAACAAATACATTTAAACTGCGTCTAAAGCAGACAAATCCTGAGATGTTGGTAGtacatgaaaagagagaaaaatatagaaaaatgcaaacacagATGTTGGGTGCAAAACTCAGAAATCCATCGTCCAAAGTTAAAATATTAAGCTTTGCAGAACAACATCAGGAGCTGTATCAACTACTTAAAGATAAGTACTTAGAATCAGATGCATCTTTTGCTGGAAAAACTGATAACTCAAAGCAAATTAGTGGAGTTTTTGATAACCCCAGCACAACTAAAGAAACTAAGCTGAAATGTATAAGTGAAAACACAATTGATTTTGGTGAAAATACAACCAATAATGGTTCATTGGAAGAAATTTTGAGTCCTGAAAATACCATTGTCCCAGAAAGGTTTACTCATACAGATATTTTTGGAGGAAAAGTGGAAATGAAAGTCCCAAGTCCATGTGTTTTCCGACAGGTTGCAATTGTCGACAGAATTATAGTAgataaagaaataactgataagcaGGTCAAAACCACTGATAATGACATTCTTACTGCTGACATGAGTGAAAATAAGCCAAGTAAAAATAGTTGCTCGGAAAGCATCTCAGAACTAAAGTATTCAGATGACTTCACCAGCCCTTGCTATTCCGAAGACTTCTGTGCCACTGAGGACACCAGCAGAATTTCACAAGCTTGTGATAGCAGTCTAGGGGCAGAAGATCCAAAACATAGTCAACATACAAGTAAGTCTAGTGAAACAAGATTGTCCATGAGGAAAAATAACAGTGAGAAGAGTTCTATTCTTACCCCTCCTTTTTCAGCCGGATCACCAGTACACTCATACAAAAGATCTCATATTTCAAAGGCTCAAGATAAAAGTTTGGAGGAAGCATCTAACATCTCCACCAGTGATTTGTCTTCATCACACTGgactgaggagaaagaaaaccaaatagaCCACGATAGTATGCATAATTCTAAACTTGCAAAGAGGGGTCAAGACATCTCTGTTAAACGTAAAACAAGAACTGATTGCAATTCTTTAGAGAAAAGCCAGTCACCTCGGACATCTCAAGTGAGTTCTTATCTGCCATCTAATTTGTCAGAACTAGAACTTAATATCTTGGATAGAAGTACTTCAGATCACTCTGAAGAAGACAGTGATGAAGTTGGTTCACTAAATATTTCTAAGCAATGCAAAGATATTTGTGAATTAGTAATAAATAAACTTCCAGGATATACAGTGTAA